Proteins found in one Vallitalea guaymasensis genomic segment:
- a CDS encoding carbohydrate ABC transporter permease — MKKNGSNKSKKLTIEIIKVVVLFCFGLIMMGPFIWMVSVSFERMANIQPPFPPRLFPKEFSFFNYEIILENGSLLKAYFNSFVVALGSVALNIFSALLAGYAFSKGVFKGKKLLFVVILATMMIPGEITLIPMYMMFNKVGLLNTFYPIIFPSLLFGFGIILTKQYFDKLPNSLREAAQIDGASEVRIFTKIFLPLTGPISATLIILSFMRSWNSFIWPMIVLSDQKLQTVPIYLASFSMEDGTRYAGLTMGLATASILPVIIVFLFLQKYIIQSVALSGLKGE; from the coding sequence ATGAAAAAAAATGGTTCAAATAAATCAAAAAAGTTAACAATAGAGATTATAAAAGTTGTTGTCTTATTTTGCTTTGGTCTTATTATGATGGGACCTTTCATATGGATGGTTAGTGTTAGTTTCGAGAGGATGGCAAATATTCAGCCGCCGTTCCCACCTAGATTATTTCCAAAAGAATTTTCATTTTTCAATTATGAGATCATATTGGAAAATGGGAGTCTGCTCAAAGCTTATTTCAATTCATTTGTAGTAGCGTTAGGTTCTGTTGCATTAAATATTTTTTCAGCATTGTTAGCAGGATATGCATTCTCTAAAGGTGTTTTCAAAGGTAAGAAACTACTATTTGTAGTTATTCTAGCTACTATGATGATTCCAGGGGAAATAACATTGATTCCAATGTATATGATGTTCAATAAAGTAGGACTGTTGAATACATTCTATCCAATTATCTTTCCAAGTCTATTATTTGGATTTGGAATAATATTGACTAAACAGTATTTTGATAAATTACCAAATAGTTTAAGAGAAGCAGCTCAGATTGACGGAGCGAGTGAAGTAAGAATATTTACAAAAATATTTTTACCATTGACAGGGCCAATATCAGCAACATTGATAATTCTATCATTTATGAGAAGTTGGAACAGCTTCATTTGGCCAATGATTGTACTTAGTGATCAAAAATTACAAACAGTTCCAATCTACTTAGCAAGTTTTTCCATGGAAGATGGGACACGTTATGCTGGATTAACAATGGGATTAGCTACTGCTAGTATTCTTCCAGTTATAATAGTATTCCTATTCTTGCAAAAATATATTATCCAGAGTGTTGCTCTAAGCGGACTCAAGGGAGAATAG
- a CDS encoding endonuclease/exonuclease/phosphatase family protein, with amino-acid sequence MNKIEVQKIQLAIDKANDTSGVEALEIIPELNDIEGTNRFDSIEKKDYLKLVLFNAERGKYLEEIDAYMKYHPALIDADIIFFNELDKGMIRTGNKDTALELAGRLSMNYIYGVEFLELTKGGSRERKVPGENNEAFHGNAIMSRYELKDSFLIRLPLEYDWFHDNQKRLGGRMALLTKVRVGNNEVGLVCTHLENMTSSTGRKNQMDYILKQADKHYPDIPVIIAGDMNTNTFNSNDKKDVEKAYLDFEKEKDRIYSPQLYEEIFQAVEEHGFDYTNANVKGKLTRRKHKIGKDDLLLNLDWFFVKDMHCHQTNVVNTIFCNKELSGFQMEQSEGIEISDHNAIVLKAYFKKN; translated from the coding sequence ATGAATAAAATTGAAGTTCAAAAAATACAATTAGCAATTGATAAAGCAAATGATACTTCCGGTGTTGAAGCCCTAGAGATCATTCCGGAGTTGAATGACATTGAAGGCACTAATAGATTTGATTCCATAGAGAAAAAGGATTACTTGAAATTAGTTTTATTCAATGCTGAAAGAGGAAAGTACCTTGAGGAAATAGATGCGTACATGAAGTATCATCCAGCATTAATAGATGCTGATATCATTTTCTTCAATGAATTGGATAAAGGGATGATTAGAACAGGAAACAAAGATACTGCCTTGGAACTTGCTGGCAGACTATCAATGAACTATATCTATGGAGTGGAATTTCTGGAACTGACTAAAGGTGGCTCTAGAGAAAGAAAAGTACCAGGTGAAAACAATGAAGCTTTTCATGGAAACGCTATTATGTCACGTTATGAATTAAAGGATTCTTTTCTTATAAGACTTCCTTTGGAATATGATTGGTTTCATGATAATCAAAAACGTCTTGGGGGAAGAATGGCATTATTAACTAAAGTCAGAGTCGGGAACAATGAAGTAGGACTTGTTTGTACTCATTTAGAAAATATGACTTCATCAACAGGCAGGAAGAATCAAATGGATTATATCTTAAAACAAGCAGATAAGCATTATCCTGATATACCAGTTATCATAGCAGGAGATATGAATACAAATACTTTCAACAGTAACGACAAGAAGGATGTAGAGAAAGCATATCTTGATTTCGAGAAAGAGAAGGATAGAATATATTCACCTCAACTATATGAAGAGATTTTTCAAGCTGTTGAAGAACATGGGTTTGATTATACTAACGCTAATGTTAAAGGCAAGCTTACACGTAGAAAACATAAGATAGGTAAAGATGATCTTCTGCTTAATCTGGATTGGTTCTTTGTCAAAGATATGCATTGTCATCAAACAAATGTTGTAAATACTATTTTTTGTAATAAAGAATTATCTGGATTTCAAATGGAACAGAGTGAAGGTATTGAAATATCAGATCATAATGCCATTGTACTAAAAGCTTATTTCAAAAAAAATTAA
- a CDS encoding helix-turn-helix domain-containing protein encodes MKINDNEQSATHNTVYELDDRHVKLYTIPDFVAIGCVKSDQKWSFYEHMHHSHEYIYVKKGSIKYWCDGEEFVAHEGDFYFIQPEQKHKEISYSEPIEFIYLKFRYNNKIKLDDSGLQLIRNVDKDVIELIEKILLELENQQSGAKQIVEAIILELVWRVRRILNIVEDKNPNRFGYKNTLVKKAVEYIKLNKFQKLTVKQIADNCNVSSDYLSHIFKDITELTLLQFIESIKMNEAMTMITSSDLNINQIAYKLGYNDSLYFSKKFKKIFGVSPSKYRKQNRP; translated from the coding sequence GTGAAGATAAATGATAATGAGCAATCTGCTACTCATAATACTGTATATGAATTGGACGATAGACATGTTAAGTTATATACCATACCGGATTTTGTAGCAATAGGTTGTGTGAAATCTGATCAAAAGTGGAGTTTTTATGAGCATATGCACCATTCCCATGAATACATATATGTAAAAAAGGGAAGTATAAAATATTGGTGTGACGGGGAAGAATTTGTTGCACATGAAGGGGATTTCTATTTTATACAACCAGAGCAAAAGCATAAAGAGATAAGTTATAGTGAACCTATTGAGTTCATATATCTAAAGTTCAGATATAATAATAAGATAAAATTAGATGATTCAGGATTACAATTAATAAGAAATGTAGATAAAGATGTAATTGAACTCATAGAAAAGATTCTTCTAGAATTAGAGAATCAGCAATCTGGTGCTAAGCAAATAGTAGAAGCCATCATTTTAGAGCTTGTTTGGAGAGTAAGAAGAATACTGAATATTGTAGAGGATAAAAATCCTAATAGATTTGGTTACAAGAATACACTTGTAAAAAAGGCAGTGGAATATATTAAGCTAAATAAATTTCAAAAGTTGACAGTAAAACAGATAGCTGATAATTGCAATGTCTCATCTGACTATTTATCTCATATTTTCAAAGATATCACAGAACTAACACTTTTGCAGTTTATTGAGAGTATTAAAATGAATGAAGCCATGACTATGATAACAAGTAGTGATCTTAATATAAATCAGATAGCTTATAAATTAGGTTATAATGATTCTTTGTACTTTTCAAAGAAATTCAAAAAAATATTTGGTGTCTCACCATCAAAATATAGAAAGCAGAATAGACCATAA
- a CDS encoding histidine phosphatase family protein yields MRLYIIRHAEPDYENDTITEEGHRQAKALAKKLQKEGITQIYCSPLGRAVATMEYTSELLGIKPVILDWTRELSKMQVEDERIGRLPAWNLPGEIIFDDISYLTHKNWHELPIIKEVNIKNKYDEIKEESDKFLKELGYERQDTKYRLLNPNEEKIAIFCHGAFGRTWISQLLNIPLTIFWASFWISPTSVTTILFEERSKEWAVPRCIGFGDTSHLYEAGIENSSSGLTANFY; encoded by the coding sequence ATGAGATTATATATTATTCGTCATGCAGAACCAGATTATGAGAACGATACAATAACTGAGGAAGGGCATAGACAAGCAAAAGCATTAGCTAAAAAGCTTCAAAAGGAAGGTATTACTCAGATTTATTGTTCACCATTAGGTAGGGCTGTTGCAACTATGGAATATACTTCTGAGCTGCTAGGTATCAAGCCTGTAATACTTGATTGGACTAGGGAATTATCTAAAATGCAAGTTGAAGATGAGAGAATAGGCAGATTGCCGGCTTGGAACTTACCAGGAGAAATAATTTTTGATGATATATCTTATTTGACTCATAAGAATTGGCATGAATTACCTATAATAAAAGAAGTCAATATCAAAAATAAGTACGATGAGATAAAGGAAGAATCCGATAAGTTCTTAAAAGAATTAGGATATGAAAGACAAGATACAAAATATCGTCTATTGAATCCAAATGAAGAAAAGATAGCTATTTTTTGTCATGGAGCTTTTGGAAGAACGTGGATTTCTCAGTTATTGAATATACCTCTTACTATTTTTTGGGCTAGTTTTTGGATTTCACCAACTTCCGTAACAACTATCTTGTTTGAGGAAAGATCAAAAGAATGGGCAGTTCCTAGATGTATTGGGTTTGGAGATACATCACATCTATACGAAGCAGGTATCGAGAATTCATCAAGTGGGTTGACAGCAAATTTTTATTAA
- a CDS encoding extracellular solute-binding protein, translating to MKKIITLILSAILLMTTFLTGCGSKDNNDEQVNKDGVEDKQWSGTVKVQMIGEFKMKDSTDPVSGTKTKGVHVLKEEFERTHPGATVEFVLMGWDSYQQKTQAMLMSGEADVYQVPGISNFASQDLLEPLASYIEKDKYDLDAYIDGQIDGWKAMSSSDENLEIYGLPVLGDTRVIVYDKKLFDDWGVEYLSESPSIDEILEKAKKMTGKNPVTGEQNFGIIFRGKYASDVAMNISESLGGTWGSGFLWKDMKINFNSKEMIQALNYTKEALNYAPRGILSSQGSELFLKENNNIAMNIRTAPGFMKAIYSTGLGDRYDAALLFVNPDKGMGQAFSGSPCSIGKASENKELAWEYLKFTGSEYYQKYLWDEYMALPVLKSAREWESIKAVPQMDVMLRSMSLLWTPRYPYRSGQPRYILATNVEKALLGEMSPEEALNNAQKEAEDWLKEQCK from the coding sequence ATGAAAAAAATAATAACATTAATTTTATCAGCAATATTGTTAATGACTACGTTTCTAACTGGATGTGGCTCAAAAGATAATAATGATGAACAAGTCAATAAAGATGGGGTTGAAGATAAACAATGGTCAGGAACTGTAAAAGTCCAGATGATAGGTGAATTCAAAATGAAAGATTCAACAGATCCCGTTTCAGGAACAAAAACTAAAGGGGTTCATGTATTGAAAGAAGAGTTCGAAAGAACACATCCTGGTGCTACAGTTGAATTTGTCTTGATGGGATGGGACAGTTATCAACAAAAAACTCAAGCTATGTTAATGTCTGGGGAAGCAGATGTATATCAAGTACCAGGAATCTCCAATTTTGCTTCTCAAGATTTATTAGAACCTTTGGCTTCATACATAGAAAAGGATAAATATGATCTGGATGCATATATTGATGGTCAAATTGATGGATGGAAAGCCATGAGTTCCAGTGATGAAAATTTAGAAATATATGGTTTGCCTGTTTTGGGGGATACAAGAGTAATAGTATATGATAAAAAATTATTTGACGATTGGGGAGTTGAATATCTATCTGAATCACCAAGTATTGATGAGATACTTGAAAAAGCAAAAAAAATGACAGGTAAAAATCCCGTTACAGGAGAACAAAATTTCGGGATTATCTTTAGAGGAAAGTATGCTTCCGATGTTGCAATGAATATTAGTGAATCACTTGGGGGTACATGGGGAAGTGGTTTCTTATGGAAAGATATGAAAATCAATTTCAATTCAAAAGAGATGATACAAGCATTAAATTATACAAAAGAAGCACTTAACTATGCACCAAGAGGTATTTTGTCATCTCAAGGAAGTGAATTATTCCTAAAAGAGAATAATAATATAGCTATGAATATAAGAACTGCTCCTGGTTTTATGAAAGCCATCTATTCAACTGGATTGGGAGACCGTTATGATGCTGCTTTACTTTTTGTGAATCCAGATAAAGGTATGGGTCAGGCGTTTTCGGGAAGTCCATGTTCTATTGGAAAAGCCAGTGAAAATAAAGAACTTGCTTGGGAGTATTTGAAATTTACTGGAAGTGAATACTACCAAAAATATCTATGGGATGAATATATGGCTCTTCCTGTCCTAAAATCAGCTAGAGAATGGGAGAGTATCAAAGCTGTTCCACAGATGGATGTCATGTTAAGGTCTATGAGTTTGTTATGGACACCTCGTTATCCATATCGTTCTGGTCAACCACGTTATATCCTGGCTACCAACGTTGAAAAAGCATTATTAGGAGAAATGAGTCCAGAAGAAGCTTTGAACAATGCTCAAAAAGAAGCAGAGGATTGGTTGAAGGAACAGTGTAAATAA
- a CDS encoding alpha-mannosidase codes for MDITLERLKKITQELKKYIYSKRINIDKYLMKKGNYKNIEQVEKAETKWQEFNRGDFWGGIDSHFWFRTKVEIPEDFAGKKVGLCFYTGEPKPLSVDNDGWDVYNPQFILYVDKMLIQGLDINHREVSITDKAHAGQEYQIDLHAYSSGKEKITSELFGELVVIDESVRKLYYNIQVPIWVTENLQQDDKRRIDILTVLNQTINLIDLRKPLSDLFFKSINQANQFIEQELYNKMCGHEDVIATCVGHTHIDVAWLWTLKQTREKVTRSFSTVLKLMEEYPEYTFMSSQPQLYKYIKEDHPEIYEKIRKRIEEGRWEPEGSMWLEADCNISSGESLIRQIMFGKRFFKKEFDVENEILWLPDVFGYSAALPQILKRSEIQYFTTTKINWNQFNKLPNDTFMWRGIDGSEIMTYFISTRNPYYDPETYYTTYNGFIHPGAIMGGWDRYQQKNINNDILVAFGFGDGGGGATIEMLETGRRMNKGIPGCPKVEIGKAGDYFKGLDEKFHEGELLPKWVGELYLEYHRGTYTSMAKNKWYNRKSELLYQDIEFLYSLSMNFGNKYPQQKINENWETILLNQFHDILPGTSIREVYEDSHRQYETVLQEGNILAEEGLKKISENIKLENTSIVVYNTLSYDRSDIAVFDIPEGYENPCIEDEMGNIIPCQIIEDIDKPKAVFFSEKIPSKGYKAFNIRNDHEKNTHIDQLIVKASKLSNKYFSIAIDGKGTITSIYDKVNNREILRQGKRGNQLQVFEDKPMKYDNWDIDIYYKEKMWEIDEVTKVEIVEEGPVRGGLKIHKKFLDSTIIQTIYIYSNIPRIDFDTYIDWKENQLLLKAAFPVDIQGDKATYDIQFGNVERVTHNNTSWDAAQFEVCAHKWADLSEDAYGISLLNDCKYGYDIKDSDMRLTLLKSGIEPQEADQGEHRFVYSLYPHVGNWKYGNTVQMAYNLNTPLYTRLEQAHEGFLPRELSMIQVDQENVIIETIKKAEDSDYIIIRLYECYNRRCEVTIKFFSELNEVIECNMMEKELENIPINNMSFHFQIKPYEIRTFKLKLKKNGNQYMKKTQ; via the coding sequence ATGGATATAACTTTGGAAAGATTAAAGAAAATAACCCAAGAACTAAAGAAATACATATATTCAAAAAGAATCAATATAGACAAATATCTAATGAAAAAAGGAAATTACAAAAACATCGAACAGGTAGAAAAAGCAGAAACCAAGTGGCAGGAATTCAATCGGGGAGATTTTTGGGGAGGGATAGATTCCCATTTCTGGTTCAGGACAAAAGTTGAGATTCCAGAGGATTTTGCAGGAAAAAAAGTTGGACTATGTTTCTATACCGGCGAGCCAAAACCATTATCCGTTGATAATGATGGCTGGGATGTCTATAACCCACAGTTCATCCTATATGTGGATAAAATGCTTATACAAGGGCTGGATATTAACCATAGAGAAGTAAGTATTACAGATAAGGCTCATGCAGGACAGGAATATCAAATAGACCTTCATGCCTATAGCAGTGGCAAAGAAAAAATAACCAGTGAGCTTTTTGGAGAATTGGTTGTCATAGACGAATCCGTAAGAAAGCTGTACTACAATATTCAAGTACCCATATGGGTTACAGAAAACCTTCAACAAGATGACAAAAGACGTATTGATATACTAACAGTTCTAAATCAAACAATCAATTTAATTGACTTAAGAAAACCTTTATCAGATTTATTTTTCAAATCAATCAATCAAGCAAACCAATTCATTGAACAAGAATTATATAATAAAATGTGCGGTCACGAAGATGTAATAGCTACTTGTGTAGGGCATACACATATAGATGTGGCTTGGCTTTGGACATTAAAACAGACAAGGGAAAAAGTTACACGTAGTTTTTCGACGGTACTGAAACTTATGGAAGAATATCCTGAATATACATTCATGTCAAGTCAACCTCAGCTCTATAAATACATTAAAGAAGATCACCCAGAGATATATGAAAAAATTAGAAAAAGGATAGAAGAAGGCAGATGGGAACCTGAAGGTTCAATGTGGTTAGAGGCAGATTGCAATATCTCATCAGGAGAATCCCTAATAAGACAGATCATGTTTGGCAAAAGATTTTTCAAGAAAGAATTTGATGTTGAAAATGAAATTCTTTGGCTACCAGATGTATTTGGATATAGCGCAGCTCTTCCACAAATTCTAAAAAGATCAGAAATACAGTATTTTACCACTACTAAAATAAATTGGAATCAATTCAATAAATTACCTAATGATACCTTCATGTGGAGAGGGATCGATGGTAGTGAGATAATGACATATTTTATATCTACCCGTAATCCTTACTATGACCCTGAAACATATTACACAACCTATAATGGATTTATTCATCCTGGTGCAATCATGGGTGGATGGGATAGATATCAGCAAAAGAACATCAATAATGACATACTTGTTGCATTCGGTTTTGGTGATGGCGGCGGCGGAGCTACAATAGAAATGCTAGAAACTGGTCGTAGAATGAATAAAGGTATTCCTGGTTGTCCAAAGGTGGAGATAGGAAAAGCAGGTGATTATTTCAAAGGATTGGATGAAAAATTCCATGAAGGGGAACTGCTGCCTAAATGGGTAGGGGAATTATATCTGGAATACCACCGTGGAACATATACTTCTATGGCTAAGAATAAATGGTATAACCGTAAAAGTGAGCTTCTTTATCAGGATATAGAATTTTTATACTCTTTATCCATGAACTTTGGTAATAAATATCCTCAGCAAAAAATCAATGAAAATTGGGAAACAATCCTGCTGAACCAATTTCATGATATATTACCTGGTACTTCTATAAGAGAAGTATACGAAGATTCCCATAGACAGTATGAAACAGTATTGCAAGAAGGTAATATATTAGCTGAAGAAGGTCTGAAAAAAATTTCAGAAAATATTAAATTAGAAAACACATCAATTGTTGTATATAATACTTTGTCTTATGATAGATCGGACATAGCTGTTTTTGATATACCAGAAGGGTATGAAAATCCATGCATAGAAGATGAAATGGGCAATATTATACCATGTCAGATTATTGAAGATATAGATAAACCAAAAGCTGTATTTTTTTCAGAAAAAATACCATCTAAAGGATATAAAGCATTTAATATCAGGAATGACCATGAAAAAAATACTCATATTGATCAGTTGATTGTAAAAGCTTCAAAGCTAAGTAATAAATACTTTTCAATTGCAATTGATGGCAAAGGTACAATTACATCTATTTATGATAAGGTCAATAATCGTGAGATACTGAGACAAGGTAAAAGAGGAAATCAATTACAAGTATTTGAAGATAAACCTATGAAATATGATAACTGGGATATAGACATCTATTATAAAGAGAAAATGTGGGAGATTGATGAAGTTACAAAGGTGGAAATTGTAGAAGAGGGACCTGTTAGGGGTGGGTTGAAAATCCATAAAAAATTCCTGGATTCTACCATAATTCAGACAATATATATTTACAGCAATATTCCTAGAATTGATTTTGATACATATATTGACTGGAAAGAAAACCAGCTTCTCCTAAAAGCCGCATTTCCTGTAGATATACAAGGGGATAAAGCTACTTATGATATACAATTCGGAAATGTAGAGAGAGTAACTCATAATAATACTTCATGGGATGCTGCACAATTTGAGGTATGTGCACATAAATGGGCTGATCTATCAGAAGATGCCTATGGAATCAGTTTGTTAAACGATTGCAAATATGGTTATGATATAAAAGACAGCGATATGCGTTTGACACTATTGAAATCAGGGATAGAACCACAGGAAGCAGATCAAGGAGAACACAGATTTGTGTATTCCTTATATCCTCATGTAGGGAACTGGAAATACGGAAATACAGTTCAAATGGCATATAATCTAAATACACCATTATATACAAGGCTAGAACAAGCACATGAAGGGTTTCTTCCAAGGGAATTATCAATGATACAAGTAGATCAGGAAAATGTTATTATTGAAACCATAAAGAAAGCTGAAGACAGTGATTATATCATTATTAGACTGTATGAGTGCTATAACAGACGATGTGAAGTTACCATCAAGTTCTTTAGTGAATTGAATGAGGTAATTGAGTGTAATATGATGGAAAAAGAATTGGAAAATATTCCAATCAATAATATGAGTTTTCATTTCCAGATTAAACCATATGAAATACGAACTTTCAAGCTAAAGCTGAAAAAGAATGGAAACCAATATATGAAAAAAACACAATAA
- a CDS encoding carbohydrate ABC transporter permease, which yields MKKKNKNTQLVWYLFLLPSFLGLALFMAYPVMESFRLSFFRSNGTIEKWAGIDNYIYVFKNAGFWQAVRNTFYIGFFQLLISIPLGFIIASIINQMKWFKNFFKVIFFIPYVTSIVAAAMVFLYVLHPDMGLLNTLLSSLGLPTSTWLADSTTARWGVIILSVWHQLGFIIIISLANLQAIPNDIYESSSIDGANRFKQWWFITIPNMTGTFAFFVVMGWIGALKRFSETYILGGLQGSPGRSLYTIVGFIYERGFGGNEFGVASAAAYILFAIILIFTIFNLKISKMNKAN from the coding sequence ATGAAGAAGAAAAACAAAAACACACAGTTGGTATGGTATTTATTTCTACTCCCTAGTTTTCTGGGCTTAGCTTTATTTATGGCTTATCCAGTTATGGAATCATTCCGATTAAGTTTTTTCAGGTCAAATGGAACCATTGAAAAATGGGCAGGTATTGATAACTATATATATGTATTCAAGAACGCAGGGTTTTGGCAAGCGGTACGAAATACGTTTTATATCGGTTTTTTTCAATTACTTATTTCTATACCACTTGGATTTATTATTGCTTCAATAATCAATCAAATGAAATGGTTCAAGAATTTCTTTAAGGTAATATTTTTTATACCTTATGTTACATCCATTGTAGCAGCAGCTATGGTTTTTCTTTATGTTCTACATCCAGACATGGGACTTCTAAATACTTTATTAAGTAGTTTGGGTCTTCCTACTTCTACATGGCTGGCAGATTCAACAACAGCAAGATGGGGAGTAATTATTTTATCTGTTTGGCATCAACTAGGTTTTATTATAATAATTAGCTTAGCGAATCTACAGGCTATACCAAATGATATTTATGAAAGTTCATCTATTGATGGAGCTAATAGATTTAAACAATGGTGGTTCATCACTATACCAAATATGACAGGAACATTTGCCTTTTTTGTTGTAATGGGTTGGATTGGCGCATTGAAGCGTTTTTCAGAAACATATATCTTGGGAGGATTACAAGGAAGTCCAGGAAGATCTCTGTATACAATAGTTGGATTCATATATGAAAGAGGTTTTGGAGGAAATGAATTTGGAGTAGCATCAGCAGCAGCATATATACTATTTGCTATTATCCTTATATTCACCATATTTAATCTTAAGATATCCAAGATGAATAAAGCTAATTAA
- a CDS encoding extracellular solute-binding protein codes for MKKIMALILIVVLTMSTFLVGCGSKDNDKTDNGTTTDNSTDNDTGKDVADEKEWSGTIKVQMIGSFKMEDSTDPVSGVKTKGVHLLKEEFERTHPGAKVEYVLMGWDSYQQKTQAMLMSGEADVYQVPGIASFAAQGLLEPLAPYIENENYDLEKYINGQINGWKAMGPEDSDLEIYGVPVLGDTRVIVYDKKIFDDWGVEYLSEEPTIDEIMEKAAKMTGKNPVTGEENYGLYFRGKYASDLALNIGESLGGTWGTGFRYKDLQVNFNSEEMKKGVQYLKDAVAYAPSGILSEQGNELFLTENNNIGMTLRIGPGFLKPIYSNGLDERYGASLLFVNPEKGMGGVFEGSPCAIGKSSENKELAWEYLKFTGSEFYQQYLWDEYMAAPVLKSATEWEHIKAVPQMEVVLKAMGRLWGPRYPYRSAQPKSILASNVELALLGQATIEEALDNAQKETEEWIKEQQK; via the coding sequence ATGAAAAAAATTATGGCTTTAATTCTTATTGTAGTATTGACTATGTCAACATTTTTAGTTGGATGTGGATCAAAAGATAATGATAAAACTGATAATGGTACAACAACTGACAATAGTACAGATAATGATACTGGCAAAGATGTAGCAGATGAAAAAGAATGGTCAGGAACTATTAAAGTTCAGATGATCGGTTCATTCAAGATGGAAGATTCAACTGATCCAGTTTCAGGTGTTAAAACAAAAGGTGTACATCTTTTGAAAGAAGAATTTGAAAGAACTCATCCAGGTGCAAAAGTAGAATATGTATTAATGGGATGGGATAGTTATCAACAAAAAACACAAGCCATGTTAATGTCTGGTGAAGCTGATGTATATCAAGTACCAGGTATAGCAAGTTTTGCAGCTCAAGGTTTGTTAGAACCACTAGCACCTTATATTGAAAATGAAAATTATGACCTAGAGAAATATATCAACGGACAAATTAATGGATGGAAGGCAATGGGTCCTGAAGATTCAGATTTAGAGATATATGGTGTACCTGTATTGGGAGATACAAGAGTTATCGTGTATGACAAGAAAATATTTGATGATTGGGGAGTTGAATACCTTTCAGAAGAGCCTACTATAGATGAAATCATGGAAAAAGCGGCTAAGATGACAGGTAAAAATCCTGTAACAGGTGAAGAAAACTATGGTCTATATTTTAGAGGTAAATATGCTTCTGACCTTGCATTGAATATTGGTGAATCTCTTGGTGGAACATGGGGAACTGGTTTCAGATACAAGGATCTTCAAGTCAACTTTAACTCTGAAGAAATGAAAAAAGGAGTACAATATTTGAAAGATGCTGTAGCATATGCTCCAAGTGGAATTTTATCAGAGCAAGGAAACGAGTTGTTCCTTACTGAAAATAATAATATTGGAATGACATTAAGAATAGGTCCTGGATTCTTAAAACCTATTTATTCAAATGGATTAGATGAGAGATACGGTGCTTCTTTACTTTTTGTAAATCCTGAAAAAGGAATGGGTGGAGTATTTGAAGGTAGCCCATGTGCAATTGGAAAGAGCAGTGAAAACAAAGAGTTAGCTTGGGAGTACCTAAAATTCACTGGAAGTGAGTTCTACCAACAATATCTATGGGATGAGTACATGGCAGCTCCAGTGTTAAAATCAGCTACTGAGTGGGAACATATAAAAGCAGTACCACAGATGGAAGTAGTATTAAAAGCAATGGGTAGATTATGGGGACCACGTTATCCTTACCGTTCTGCACAACCAAAATCAATATTAGCATCTAATGTTGAATTAGCGTTATTAGGGCAAGCAACAATTGAAGAAGCTCTAGACAATGCTCAAAAAGAAACAGAAGAATGGATTAAAGAGCAGCAAAAATAA